A part of Rhinolophus ferrumequinum isolate MPI-CBG mRhiFer1 chromosome 11, mRhiFer1_v1.p, whole genome shotgun sequence genomic DNA contains:
- the LOC117030927 gene encoding olfactory receptor 9Q1-like: MAEKNLTLVTEFLLVGFTDSPERAFPLFLLFLFIYLLTLLGNLGMISLIRVDRRLHTPMYFLLSHLSFMDICYSSVTVPQMMAVLLELGATLSYTRCAAQFFLFTFFGSIDCYLLALMAYDRYVAVCQPLLYVTIMTQEVRLRFVAGAYIAGLFSALVRTVSAFTLSFCGNNEIDFIFCDLPPLLKLSCGDSYTQEVVIIVFAIFVIPASMVIILVSYLFIIVAIMQIPSAGGRAKTFSTCASHLTTVSLFFGTLIFMYLRDNSGQYSGEDRVVSVFYTAVIPMLNPLIYSLRNKEVKEALRKILNRAKLS, encoded by the coding sequence ATGGCAGAGAAGAACCTCACCTTAGTGACCGAATTCCTCCTTGTAGGATTCACTGACTCTCCCGAACGGGcattccctctcttcctcctgtttCTGTTTATCTATCTCCTCACCTTGTTGGGGAACTTGGGCATGATTAGCCTGATCCGTGTGGATCGCCGGCTGCACACCCCAATGTACTTCCTTTTGAGTCACCTCTCTTTCATGGACATCTGCTACTCGTCTGTCACTGTACCTCAGATGATGGCCGTGTTGTTGGAGCTCGGGGCAACTTTATCCTACACACGCTGTGCTGCTCAGTTCTTTCTCTTCACCTTCTTTGGCTCCATTGACTGCTACCTCCTGGCCCtcatggcctatgaccgctatgtGGCTGTGTGTCAACCCCTGCTTTATGTCACCATCATGACGCAGGAGGTCCGTTTGCGTTTTGTGGCTGGAGCTTACATTGCTGGTCTCTTCAGTGCCTTAGTGCGGACAGTCTCAGCTTTCACTCTCTCCTTCTGTGGAAACAATGAGATCGACTTTATTTTCTGTGACCTCCCGCCTCTTTTAAAGCTGAGCTGTGGGGACAGCTACACCCAGGAAGTGGTCATTATTGTGTTTGCCATTTTTGTCATCCCTGCCTCCATGGTGATAATTTTGGTGTCCTACCTGTTTATCATCGTGGCCATCATGCAGATCCCCTCAGCAGGAGGCCGGGCCAAGACCTTCTCTACCTGCGCCTCCCACCTCACCACTGTGTCCCTCTTCTTTGGCACCCTTATCTTCATGTACCTGCGAGATAACTCGGGCCAGTACTCAGGGGAGGATCGAGTGGTGTCTGTGTTTTACACAGCAGTGATCCCCATGTTGAACCCCCTCATTTACAGCCTGAGGAACAAGGAGGTGAAGGAGGCCCTGAGGAAAATTCTCAACAGAGCCAAGTTGTCCTAA